One part of the Mycobacterium marinum genome encodes these proteins:
- a CDS encoding 2Fe-2S iron-sulfur cluster-binding protein, protein MARVTLEPGAEEFLVGPDEDILSAALRSGINLQYGCRHGNCSSCKHWLIDGDVDDSAASVYAIPRDERENGAILLCCTFARSDLVIEIHQNDGAEALPPMTPPSRRRAKVLGLRTRTSNLIELRVELDDPLSFRAGQYAEFTLDSGERRSYSLVNPPSSARELTFCIKRVPNGLFNKVLDRIEPGSTLHLEAPFGTMFLRDTEHPVIAVATGSGIAPILSMLTDAAEQHPDVPFRFYYGARFVRDLVYLDEIAALSTRLKDFRFIPCLSQQAPDPVPNGRSGRVTRAIATDIRDASPYAAYLCGAPEMCNDVGRLLEAKGLPEARIHADRFYPAVESISV, encoded by the coding sequence ATGGCGCGGGTAACCCTCGAGCCCGGGGCCGAGGAATTCCTGGTCGGCCCCGACGAGGACATTCTGTCTGCGGCCCTGCGTAGCGGCATCAATCTGCAATACGGATGCCGGCACGGCAACTGCTCATCGTGTAAGCACTGGCTCATCGACGGTGACGTCGATGACTCGGCGGCCTCGGTGTACGCGATCCCGCGGGACGAACGCGAGAACGGGGCGATTCTGCTCTGCTGCACGTTTGCCCGCAGTGATCTGGTCATCGAGATCCACCAGAACGACGGCGCCGAGGCGCTGCCACCGATGACCCCGCCCAGCCGAAGGCGGGCGAAGGTCCTCGGGCTGCGGACCCGGACCTCGAACCTGATCGAGCTGCGGGTGGAACTCGACGATCCGCTGAGCTTTCGCGCCGGTCAGTATGCGGAGTTCACCCTGGATAGCGGTGAACGCCGCTCCTACTCACTGGTCAACCCGCCGAGTTCGGCGCGCGAGCTGACCTTCTGCATCAAACGCGTGCCGAATGGCTTGTTCAACAAGGTGCTGGACCGGATCGAACCGGGCTCCACGCTGCATCTGGAAGCGCCGTTCGGCACCATGTTTCTGCGCGACACCGAGCATCCGGTGATCGCCGTCGCGACCGGCTCCGGGATCGCGCCCATCCTGTCCATGCTCACCGATGCCGCCGAACAGCACCCGGACGTGCCCTTCCGTTTCTATTACGGAGCACGCTTCGTCCGCGATCTGGTGTACCTGGATGAGATCGCGGCGCTCTCGACGCGATTGAAGGATTTCCGGTTCATTCCGTGCCTGTCGCAGCAGGCGCCCGACCCGGTGCCCAACGGTCGATCCGGGCGCGTCACCCGGGCCATCGCCACCGACATCAGGGACGCCTCACCCTATGCCGCCTACCTGTGCGGCGCGCCCGAGATGTGCAACGACGTCGGCCGGCTCCTAGAGGCGAAGGGCCTGCCCGAGGCGCGCATCCACGCCGACAGGTTCTATCCGGCCGTGGAATCGATCTCGGTATGA
- a CDS encoding NUDIX hydrolase: MTITYDEALRLRIRARLTSHERRAVTDPTKRHAAVAVVLVDSEVGEDRVDPAPVDEWIGGRPMPEPGLDGRMVDVSGGAAFFLCRRASRLRAHAAQWALPGGRVDPGETAIEAALRELDEEIGIRLPDSAVLGLLDDYPTRSGYVITPVVIWGGGRLDPHPVPDEVVAVYRVGLHQLQRQDSPRFVAIPESPRPVVQVPLGNDLIHAPTGAVLLQVRWLCLEGRDDPVDELEQPVFAWK, from the coding sequence GTGACGATCACCTATGACGAGGCGCTGCGTTTGCGGATTCGGGCCCGCCTGACGTCGCACGAGCGCCGCGCCGTCACCGATCCGACCAAGCGGCACGCGGCGGTTGCGGTGGTGCTGGTGGACTCCGAAGTCGGCGAGGACCGGGTGGATCCGGCGCCGGTCGACGAGTGGATCGGGGGGCGCCCGATGCCGGAGCCCGGACTCGACGGCCGCATGGTCGACGTGTCAGGGGGTGCGGCGTTCTTCCTGTGTCGCAGAGCATCTCGGCTCCGTGCGCATGCCGCCCAGTGGGCACTGCCGGGCGGACGCGTGGACCCGGGAGAAACCGCGATCGAGGCCGCGCTGCGCGAATTGGACGAAGAGATCGGCATCAGGCTGCCGGACTCGGCGGTGCTGGGCCTGCTCGATGACTACCCGACCCGATCGGGATATGTCATCACCCCGGTGGTGATCTGGGGTGGGGGCCGCCTCGATCCGCACCCGGTGCCCGACGAGGTGGTGGCGGTCTACCGGGTGGGCCTGCACCAACTGCAGCGTCAGGATTCGCCGCGGTTTGTCGCCATCCCGGAGAGCCCCAGGCCGGTCGTTCAAGTCCCGTTGGGAAACGACCTCATTCATGCGCCGACGGGTGCCGTGCTGCTGCAGGTGCGCTGGCTGTGCCTGGAAGGGCGAGACGATCCGGTCGACGAACTCGAACAACCGGTCTTCGCCTGGAAATAG
- a CDS encoding NDMA-dependent alcohol dehydrogenase: MKTTAAVLLEAGKPFEIMELELDGPRVGEVLIKYTAAGLCHSDLHLTDGDLPPRYPIVGGHEGSGVIEEVGPGVSKVKPGDHVVCSFIPNCGTCRYCSTGRQNLCDMGATILEGCMSDGSFRFHRKGVDFGAMCMLGTFSERATISQHSVVKIDDWLPLTTAVLVGCGVPTGWGTSVYAGGVRPGDTTVIYGAGGLGINAVQGAVSAGAKHVVVVDPVAFKRDTALKFGATHAFPDAASAAAKVNEITWGQGADQALILVGTVDTEVVSAAAAVIGKGGTVVITGLANPEKLTVQLSGLDLTLNEKTIKGTLFGSANPQYDIVRLLRLYDAGQLKLDELITTQYRLEDVNQGYQDLRDGKNIRGVIVHD; the protein is encoded by the coding sequence ATGAAGACCACAGCAGCCGTGTTGCTGGAAGCGGGCAAGCCCTTCGAGATCATGGAACTCGAACTCGACGGCCCCCGCGTCGGCGAAGTACTGATCAAATACACCGCCGCGGGTTTGTGCCACTCAGACCTGCACCTGACCGACGGCGACCTGCCACCGCGGTATCCGATTGTCGGCGGCCACGAAGGATCGGGCGTCATCGAGGAAGTCGGTCCCGGGGTCAGCAAGGTCAAACCCGGGGACCACGTCGTGTGCTCCTTCATCCCCAACTGCGGCACCTGCCGATACTGTTCCACCGGACGGCAGAACCTTTGCGACATGGGCGCGACCATCCTCGAAGGATGCATGAGCGATGGCAGCTTCCGCTTCCACCGCAAGGGGGTGGACTTCGGTGCGATGTGCATGCTCGGCACCTTCTCCGAGCGCGCCACCATCTCGCAGCACTCGGTGGTCAAGATCGACGACTGGTTGCCACTGACCACCGCGGTGCTGGTGGGCTGCGGAGTTCCGACCGGCTGGGGTACCTCGGTATATGCCGGGGGCGTGCGGCCCGGCGACACGACGGTCATCTACGGCGCGGGCGGGCTGGGCATCAACGCCGTACAAGGAGCGGTGAGCGCCGGAGCCAAACACGTCGTGGTGGTCGATCCGGTTGCGTTCAAGCGGGACACCGCGCTGAAATTCGGCGCTACCCATGCCTTCCCCGACGCGGCCAGCGCGGCCGCGAAGGTCAACGAAATCACCTGGGGCCAAGGCGCGGACCAAGCGCTCATTCTGGTCGGCACGGTCGACACGGAAGTGGTCAGTGCCGCGGCTGCGGTGATCGGCAAGGGCGGCACCGTGGTCATCACCGGGTTGGCGAATCCGGAGAAGCTCACGGTGCAACTGTCGGGCCTGGATCTGACCCTCAACGAGAAGACGATCAAGGGCACACTGTTCGGATCGGCCAATCCCCAATACGACATCGTGCGCCTACTCCGGCTCTACGACGCCGGCCAACTCAAACTCGACGAGCTGATCACCACCCAATATCGACTCGAAGATGTCAACCAGGGCTATCAAGATCTGCGCGACGGCAAGAACATTCGCGGCGTGATCGTCCACGACTGA
- a CDS encoding aromatic/alkene monooxygenase hydroxylase subunit beta: MTTGAISEGATPEAIGEGFYSERELTYIQPQKRRLSEYEAVICNAQPDMGQFDSGGWYLLRPDGLGCQDARTTALVHPNWFDYRDPSGLWQRSYINMAAQQERSIAGASSSAKANGALGEIAPDWLHLVARYYEAYGSFEWGMFKAHAFVTREALSDTLSMTYTFSAMDRLRHQQDIALYSLGLYEQAPGYTEGAGREAWLNDPACQGARRLVERLLSLRDWGEMVTMTNLVVEPLIATVIGSEFFRRLAPLHGDPVTAVIEMTVEADRRRNRAATQALVKMLTADTDRAGRPVPAAENRDLMQRWVDSWYPDALAAVDALLPVFDAAPVGSGGGEQAKRRVVSATADILELAGLRAPVEVTS; encoded by the coding sequence ATGACAACCGGAGCAATTTCCGAAGGCGCGACTCCCGAGGCTATTGGTGAGGGGTTCTACTCGGAGCGCGAGCTGACCTACATCCAGCCCCAGAAGCGCCGACTGTCCGAATACGAGGCCGTCATCTGCAACGCCCAGCCCGACATGGGCCAGTTCGACTCCGGCGGTTGGTATCTACTGCGCCCGGACGGGCTGGGCTGCCAGGACGCCCGGACAACCGCACTGGTCCACCCGAATTGGTTCGACTATCGCGACCCATCCGGGCTGTGGCAGCGGTCCTACATCAACATGGCGGCCCAACAGGAACGGTCCATCGCCGGGGCAAGTTCATCGGCGAAGGCCAACGGCGCATTGGGCGAGATCGCACCGGACTGGCTGCACCTCGTGGCGCGCTACTACGAGGCGTACGGCTCCTTCGAGTGGGGGATGTTCAAGGCGCACGCGTTCGTCACCAGGGAGGCCTTGTCGGACACGCTGTCGATGACATACACCTTCAGCGCGATGGACCGGCTTCGGCACCAGCAGGACATCGCTCTCTACAGCCTGGGCCTCTACGAACAGGCGCCCGGCTACACCGAAGGGGCCGGCCGGGAGGCCTGGCTCAACGACCCGGCCTGCCAGGGGGCCCGCCGCCTGGTCGAACGGCTCCTTTCGCTGCGGGACTGGGGCGAGATGGTGACGATGACCAATCTGGTGGTGGAGCCGCTGATTGCCACGGTGATCGGCAGCGAGTTCTTCCGCCGGCTGGCCCCGTTGCACGGGGACCCGGTCACCGCGGTGATCGAGATGACGGTGGAGGCCGACCGGCGTCGCAACCGTGCCGCAACGCAAGCGCTGGTCAAGATGCTCACCGCCGACACCGACCGCGCGGGCCGGCCGGTACCGGCGGCAGAAAACCGCGACCTCATGCAGCGCTGGGTGGATTCCTGGTATCCGGACGCGTTGGCCGCCGTCGATGCGTTGTTGCCGGTCTTCGACGCCGCCCCGGTCGGTTCCGGTGGTGGTGAACAGGCCAAACGGCGCGTCGTCAGCGCGACCGCAGACATCCTCGAGCTGGCGGGCCTGCGCGCGCCGGTGGAGGTGACGTCATGA
- a CDS encoding aromatic/alkene/methane monooxygenase hydroxylase/oxygenase subunit alpha has product MTASITTQHEKIKSFDWEPSYFHRDALYPTKYKIPPRTKDPFRTLVREYVGMEEEKDSRQYGALEDALSRMNNSAQVEPRFMEVLKPVLAFVDFGEYAAMKCTAMLIDTVENPELRQGYLAQMIDEVRHTNQEAYLMRYFAKHAPDPAGFNSGFEMRANDPIGRPARAVFEAFMNDDPITNSLNLQVVAETAYTNPLFVSLTEVAAANGDQATPSVFLSVQSDEARHMANGYATLAAVLSEPDNLPMLQEDFDTAFWRQHAFIDNFLGGVNDYFSKARVKSYKEFWQQWIWEDWAGSYIERLEPFGLHVPRWMDDAKRHVEWGGHTAAMVSAALWPVHAWRSDYMTDEDFTFFEDKYPGWEKYYGDFWRAYRQMADPRNGQLALGLFPAMPPICRVCQMPAVFPRIDVNEIRLSVDKAGQRHAFCSQACQHIFRQAPHRHTGKTWWEVNDGIELWRYIEINHLLRSDGKTLMGQPHVHTDERWLWTIDDIRRTGVAIQDPLKALPAEAFTEI; this is encoded by the coding sequence ATGACGGCATCGATCACAACCCAGCACGAGAAGATCAAGTCTTTCGACTGGGAGCCCAGCTACTTCCATCGAGACGCGTTGTACCCGACCAAGTACAAGATCCCGCCAAGGACCAAAGACCCGTTCCGCACCCTGGTGCGCGAGTACGTGGGCATGGAGGAGGAAAAAGACAGCCGCCAATACGGTGCGCTCGAAGATGCGTTGAGCCGGATGAACAACTCGGCTCAGGTCGAGCCGCGTTTCATGGAGGTCTTGAAGCCGGTCCTGGCCTTCGTCGACTTCGGTGAGTACGCCGCGATGAAATGCACGGCCATGCTCATCGACACGGTGGAAAACCCCGAACTGCGCCAGGGGTACCTGGCCCAGATGATCGATGAAGTGCGCCATACCAATCAAGAGGCGTACTTGATGCGCTACTTCGCCAAGCACGCGCCCGACCCCGCCGGGTTCAATTCCGGCTTCGAGATGCGCGCCAACGACCCGATCGGGCGACCGGCGCGGGCCGTGTTCGAAGCGTTCATGAACGACGACCCGATCACCAATTCGCTCAATCTTCAGGTCGTTGCCGAGACCGCCTACACCAACCCGCTGTTCGTGTCTTTGACCGAGGTGGCGGCCGCGAACGGGGATCAGGCGACCCCGTCGGTCTTCCTGTCGGTCCAGTCCGACGAGGCGCGGCACATGGCAAACGGCTATGCGACGCTGGCGGCGGTACTGAGCGAACCCGACAACTTGCCGATGCTCCAGGAAGACTTCGACACGGCGTTCTGGCGTCAGCACGCCTTCATCGACAACTTCCTCGGTGGCGTCAACGACTACTTCTCGAAGGCTCGGGTGAAGTCCTACAAAGAGTTCTGGCAGCAATGGATCTGGGAGGACTGGGCCGGTAGTTACATCGAGCGGCTGGAGCCGTTCGGCCTGCATGTGCCCCGGTGGATGGACGACGCCAAACGGCACGTGGAATGGGGCGGTCACACGGCGGCGATGGTGTCCGCAGCGTTGTGGCCGGTGCATGCCTGGCGGTCGGACTACATGACCGACGAGGACTTCACCTTCTTCGAAGACAAGTACCCCGGCTGGGAGAAGTACTACGGCGACTTCTGGCGCGCGTACCGGCAGATGGCCGATCCCCGCAACGGCCAACTCGCGCTCGGACTGTTCCCGGCCATGCCCCCGATCTGTCGGGTATGCCAGATGCCTGCGGTCTTCCCCAGGATTGACGTCAACGAGATCCGGCTATCGGTCGACAAGGCCGGCCAGCGGCACGCATTTTGCTCGCAGGCCTGCCAGCACATCTTCCGCCAGGCCCCGCATCGGCACACCGGCAAGACCTGGTGGGAAGTCAATGACGGCATCGAGCTGTGGCGCTACATCGAGATCAATCATCTGCTTCGATCCGATGGCAAGACGCTGATGGGGCAGCCGCACGTGCACACCGACGAACGCTGGCTGTGGACCATCGACGACATTCGGCGCACCGGGGTCGCCATCCAGGATCCGCTCAAAGCGCTTCCCGCCGAAGCCTTCACGGAGATCTGA
- a CDS encoding MmoB/DmpM family protein — translation MSASEQHASTTVGIVLMKSEEADATVAYFTAECPQVRIQDRHTFYLCETEGMIRIPLAEVEEFLGKPLTMSRFLVVMSSYYGRARVEDDAFIITSEMSQLEPASS, via the coding sequence ATGAGCGCCAGCGAACAGCACGCGTCCACGACCGTCGGCATCGTCTTGATGAAGAGCGAAGAGGCCGACGCGACCGTCGCCTACTTCACCGCGGAATGCCCGCAGGTCCGGATCCAGGACAGACACACGTTCTACCTGTGCGAGACCGAGGGCATGATCCGCATCCCGTTGGCCGAGGTCGAAGAGTTCCTCGGGAAGCCGCTGACCATGTCGCGTTTTCTGGTGGTCATGTCGAGCTACTACGGGCGCGCCCGGGTCGAGGACGACGCGTTCATCATCACCTCCGAGATGTCCCAGCTCGAACCGGCGAGCAGCTGA
- a CDS encoding GAF domain-containing sensor histidine kinase, translating into MLALLDRTAALRHGADVVHRRLGADLAAGANRIAEDDTMEVVAVVGGRTEELNGLVIGPQEGLGGQAAVLRRTVAVHDYCMSRDITHDFDHAVRAEGLRAAMVAPIVRAHRLYGLLYAARRSPVAWTDRDRAELLSLARQTAVAMEVADSAREMAEVAAFGERQRLAIRLHDSVGATLFSLRVALMSAQEETEPGRREELLSDALVLTERATSELRAQTLSLHDLPEDKALAVTLEGDCRDFATRTGTAAELVVLGDLPLLDSARTDALRRTAREALLNVEKHAGAHSVVVSLYRAEDGVGLTVADDGTAPDIASEHRRGLGLRATVERIERVGGWLSCTANEEGGGTVQAWVPAARAFRPVGP; encoded by the coding sequence GTGTTGGCGCTGCTCGACAGAACAGCGGCGCTGCGCCATGGTGCCGATGTCGTGCACCGGCGCTTGGGTGCGGACCTGGCGGCCGGAGCCAATCGGATCGCCGAGGACGACACCATGGAAGTGGTCGCGGTCGTGGGCGGCCGCACCGAAGAACTCAACGGCTTGGTCATCGGGCCGCAGGAAGGGCTCGGCGGGCAGGCGGCGGTGCTCCGCCGAACTGTCGCGGTGCACGACTACTGCATGAGCCGGGACATCACCCACGACTTCGACCACGCGGTGCGCGCGGAGGGGTTGCGGGCGGCGATGGTTGCCCCGATCGTGCGTGCCCACCGGCTCTACGGGCTGCTCTACGCGGCCCGGCGGTCGCCGGTGGCCTGGACCGACCGTGACCGGGCGGAGCTGCTTTCCCTGGCGCGGCAGACGGCGGTCGCCATGGAGGTTGCCGACAGCGCCCGGGAGATGGCCGAGGTCGCCGCGTTCGGCGAACGCCAACGCCTGGCGATCCGGTTGCATGATTCCGTCGGCGCGACGTTGTTCAGCCTGCGGGTGGCGTTGATGTCGGCGCAGGAGGAAACCGAGCCCGGCCGTCGCGAAGAGCTGCTGTCGGATGCGCTGGTGCTCACCGAACGCGCGACGTCGGAGTTGCGGGCTCAGACCTTGTCGTTGCATGACCTGCCGGAGGACAAGGCGCTGGCAGTCACGCTGGAAGGTGATTGCCGGGACTTCGCCACGCGCACCGGTACCGCCGCGGAACTGGTGGTCTTGGGCGACCTGCCGCTTCTGGATTCGGCCAGGACCGATGCGCTGCGTCGCACCGCCCGCGAAGCCCTGCTCAATGTGGAAAAACATGCCGGTGCTCACTCGGTGGTGGTCAGCCTCTACCGCGCAGAAGACGGTGTCGGGCTGACCGTGGCCGACGACGGTACGGCCCCCGACATCGCGTCCGAGCACCGGCGCGGGTTGGGGCTGCGGGCCACCGTCGAGCGCATCGAACGGGTGGGCGGGTGGTTGTCGTGCACGGCCAATGAGGAGGGCGGCGGCACCGTACAGGCGTGGGTTCCCGCGGCTAGAGCATTCCGGCCTGTTGGGCCTTGA
- a CDS encoding response regulator transcription factor: MVDDHPIVHLGVERLVQGNPRVQMCTGARNVKTGVAVAAAERPHVVLLDLHLPDMALPEAAAALRGACLGVKLILFTGDSKPTVSQVAGLVGMDAVVHKDNACAVLVTAIEEVAAGRRFCDPVISTGNPLELSRREYQVLERLAIGETNAQIAQKLQLAPNTVKSYVQSLLAHLDARNRLDAVIKAQQAGML; this comes from the coding sequence GTGGTCGATGACCATCCGATCGTGCATCTGGGCGTGGAGCGGCTCGTGCAGGGCAACCCGAGGGTCCAGATGTGCACGGGCGCACGCAATGTGAAAACCGGCGTCGCGGTCGCCGCTGCCGAACGGCCGCACGTGGTGTTGTTGGATCTGCATCTGCCCGACATGGCGCTGCCGGAAGCCGCCGCCGCGCTGCGAGGGGCTTGCCTGGGCGTCAAGCTCATCTTGTTCACCGGGGACAGCAAGCCGACGGTGAGTCAGGTTGCGGGACTGGTCGGGATGGACGCGGTGGTGCACAAGGACAACGCGTGCGCCGTACTGGTCACCGCGATCGAAGAGGTCGCCGCCGGACGGCGATTCTGCGACCCGGTGATCAGCACCGGCAATCCGCTGGAGCTTTCCCGGCGCGAGTATCAGGTGCTAGAGCGGCTGGCGATCGGCGAGACCAACGCGCAGATCGCCCAAAAGCTGCAGCTGGCACCCAACACCGTGAAGTCCTACGTGCAGTCGCTGTTGGCGCACCTCGATGCCCGCAACCGATTGGACGCGGTGATCAAGGCCCAACAGGCCGGAATGCTCTAG